A genomic window from Vitis riparia cultivar Riparia Gloire de Montpellier isolate 1030 chromosome 16, EGFV_Vit.rip_1.0, whole genome shotgun sequence includes:
- the LOC117933461 gene encoding MAG2-interacting protein 2 isoform X1: MAETVREVLYETRNHASRPYCSNYPPQQLNEGAKGSFLSLPRGLSQIKEKWSDYRRPKKLKRWVSLFVSLRGERVAVAAGNQITILQKDDNYQEPCGIFTSNSLGTFIYGAWSESHDVLGVCDDSETLYFIKGNGEEMARSTRAHLKVSSPIIGLIPQDDSDTRGSCLCSFNLLTSDGFLHNIEISQDPAVSISSFRTSSNGLTLKKQFPQHVFCLDYHVKLSLLIVVGSASSISITSSGTTGSHHLSLWRRSSSLDLEPVCSTQVEGLYSKPKGYIGQITSSKVLISPHGKFVATLDLTGCLDIFKLDGECCSLSSFAYGMRNDSQETDNLSNEVGKFLNGIVDFTWWSDHTLVLAKRSGTVIMLDILSGIKLLGNDPVYSMPVLERVQQFQGQFFLLESTSSEEKHNISTHGETGDLHHIELVTEDRLNQADIARLQWSLISFSERSVPEMYNILISNTKYQAALEFAVRHGLDTDEVLKSQWLHSGQGINEINTLLSNIKDQDFVLSECVNKVGPTEDAVKALLAYGLHLTSRYRFSESDDHGNGQIWDFRKVRLQLLQFRDRLETFLGINMGRFSVQEYNKFRIMPINEAAVALAESGKIGALNLLFKRHPYTLTPSMLEILAAVPETIPVQTYGQLLPGRSPPTSFALREEDWVECEKMVSFINRLPEDKDSSVRIRTEPIVRQILGFSWPSADELSSWYKNRARDIDTFSGQLDNCLCLIDFACRKGIGELQQFYEDITYLHQLIYSDGSDSEINFTMNLCAWEQLSDYEKFKMMLKGVKEENVVERLRDKAIPFMQNSFQDVTSLSEALVADSLFSVDYKKAESFLVRWLKEVALENKLDICLIVIEEGCKDFESTGIFKDEVEAAYCALQCLYLCTVTDRWSTMSAILSKLPHVQDTEKYFKGLEQRLKLAEGHIEAGRLLAYYQVPKPLNFFVEAHSDEKGVKQILRLILSKFVRRQPSRSDNDWANMWRDMQYLQEKVFPFLDLEYMLTEFCRGLLKAGKFSLARNYLKGTGPVSLASEKAENLVIQAAREYFFSASSLACSEIWKAKECLKLFPGSRNVKAEADVIDALTVKLPELGVTLLPMQFRQIKDPMEIIKMAITSQAGAYLQVDELIEIAKLLGLNSQDDVSAVEEAIAREAAVAGDLQLAFDLCLSLAKKGHGPIWDLCAAIARGPALENMDINSRKQLLGFALSHCDEESIGELLHAWKDLDTQGQCETLMMSTGTNPPNFSIQGSSVISLPVHSIQDIINLRDCSKLVEGVDNVDQEDHFNDIKNMLSVVAKDLPLENGTDWESLLRENGKILSFAALQLPWLLELSRKTEHGKKYIPSSIPGKQYISVRTEAILSILSWLARNGFAPRDDLIASLAKSIIEPPVTGDEDLMGCSFLLNLVDAFNGIEIIEEQLKTRLDYQEISSMMKVGMTYSLVHSSGVECEGPAQRRELLLRKFQEKHMSHSLDEIDKLDKVQSTFWREWKLKLEEQKRLADHSRVLEKIIPGVETARFLSGDFAYIKSVVLSLIESVKLEKKHILKDVLKLADTYGLNHTEMLLRFLNSVLISEVWAEDDIIAEFSEVKGEMLACAVEAIKIISLIIYPAIDGSNKPRLAYIYSLLSDCYLKLEEIKQPLPVIHSEPVQASTIGLAHFYKVVEQECRRVSFIKNLNFKNIAVLGGLNIKCFKSEVLNHIDEHSLEALAKMVQNLVNMYTNPMPEGLISWQDVYKHHVLSLLMALEARAKTDNHIENPENLQSLISELEQNYDSCRLYISLLGHSDSLDIMKRYFTVIIPLKGYSEGLPDNSTWQDCLIVLLNFWIKLTDDMMETVSHETSREKLEFDPESLTKCLKVFIRLVMEESVSPSQGWNTVLGYVNYGLVGGSAVEVFFFCRAMVFSGCRFGAIAEVFSEAALKRPSSSTLLIDTEGNFDGVQDLPHLYLNILDPILQNLVAESHEHQNLHRLLSSLSKLEGNLEDLTRVRHAVWERIVMFSDNLELPSHVRVYALELMQFISGGNIKGFSAELKSNILPWEDWHELHFTSKSSETTTNQGLPDHADTSSRFTSTLVALKSSQLVAAISSSIEITPDDLLTVDAAVSCFSRLCGAATTDPHIDALLAVLGEWEGLFVIERDFETSPEAHDTGNNWSSEDWDEGWESFQEEEPAEKEKNKESSFSVHPLHACWMEIFKKLIMQSRFSDLLKLIDRSLTKSNGMLLDEDDAQSLTQTVLGVDCFVALKMVLLLPYEAMQLQCVNSVEEKLKQGGISDTIGRDHELLLLVLSSGIISNIITQSSYGTTFSYLCYLVGNFSRQYQEAQLSKLKHQESNNPILLLFRRTLFPCFISELVKADQSILAGLFLTKFMHTNAALSLINIADSSLSRYLERELQALQGKEFDPQETGSCDTLGNTVSSLRGKLRNSIESALASLSSNVR, from the exons GATCCCATCATCTTTCTCTTTGGCGTAGAAGTAGTAGCTTAGATCTGGAACCAGTGTGCTCTACTCAGGTTGAAGGCTTATATTCCAAACCAAAAGGTTATATCGGTCAGATAACATCCTCAAAGGTACTAATCTCACCACATGGGAAATTCGTGGCTACTCTAGATCTGACAGGATGCCTGGATATTTTTAAGCTGGATGGAGAATGCTGTTCCCTTTCAAGTTTTGCTTATGGAATGAGAAATGACTCACAAGAGACAGACAATTTGTCAAATGAAGTGGGAAAATTCTTAAATGGTATTGTGGATTTCACTTGGTGGTCTGATCATACCCTTGTACTTGCCAAAAGGAGTGGCACAGTGATCATGCTTGACATTCTTAGTGGTATAAAACTTCTGGGAAATGATCCTGTATATTCTATGCCTGTTTTAGAAAGAGTACAGCAGTTCCAAGGACAATTTTTTCTCTTAGAGAGCACTTCATCCGAGGAGAAACACAATATATCTACTCATGGTGAAACAGGTGATTTGCATCATATAGAGCTGGTTACAGAAGATAGACTTAATCAGGCTGACATTGCTAGATTACAATGGAGCTTGATATCATTTTCAGAGAGATCTGTTCCTGAaatgtataatattttaattagcAATACAAAATATCAAGCAGCCTTGGAATTTGCTGTTCGCCATGGACTGGATACAGATGAAGTTTTAAAGTCACAATGGTTGCACTCTGGCCAaggaataaatgaaataaacacGCTTTTGTCAAATATTAAAGATCAAGATTTTGTATTATCTGAATGTGTTAATAAAGTTGGACCAACGGAAGATGCTGTGAAGGCTTTACTTGCCTATGGGCTCCATCTAACTAGTCGGTATAGGTTTTCTGAATCAGATGATCATGGGAatggccaaatttgggattttcgTAAAGTAAGACTACAGTTATTGCAGTTTAGAGACAGGCTGGAGACATTTCTTGGGATAAACATGGGCAG GTTCTCTGTGCAGGAATACAACAAATTTCGCATTATGCCTATCAATGAAGCTGCTGTTGCACTTGCTGAAAGTGGAAAAATTGGGGCCTTAAACCTCCTTTTCAAGCGTCATCCTTATACACTCACTCCTTCCATGTTGGAAATTTTAGCTGCTGTCCCTGAAACAATTCCAGTTCAAACATATGGGCAGCTCCTTCCTGGGAGGTCTCCTCCTACCAGTTTTGCTCTGAGGGAAGAAGATTGGGTTGAATGTGAAAAGATGGTAAGCTTTATCAACAGACTACCTGAGGATAAAGACAGCAGCGTTCGCATCAGAACTGAACCCATTGTGAGGCAGATCTTGGGATTCTCTTGGCCATCAGCTGATGAACTTTCTAGTTGGTACAAGAATAGAGCTAGAGATATTGATACTTTTAGTGGGCAGCTAGACAACTGCCTGTGCTTGATTGATTTTGCTTGTCGTAAGGGGATTGGGGAATTGCAGCAATTCTATGAGGATATCACATACTTGCACCAGCTTATATATTCTGATGGCAGTGATTCTGAAATAAATTTCACCATGAATCTTTGTGCATGGGAACAGTTATCTGACTATGAGAAGTTCAAGATGATGCTTAAGGGAGTCAAAGAAGAAAATGTCGTTGAAAGATTACGTGATAAAGCAATTCCATTTATgcaaaatagttttcaagatgTAACGTCACTTTCTGAAGCTCTAGTGGCAGATAGTCTTTTTTCTGTAGATTATAAGAAGGCTGAGTCATTTCTGGTTAGATGGCTGAAGGAGGTTGCTTTGGAGAATAAATTAGATATTTGCTTGATTGTCATTGAGGAAGGGTGCAAGGACTTTGAAAGTACAGGCATTTTCAAGGATGAGGTTGAAGCTGCATATTGTGCTCTGCAGTGCTTATATTTGTGCACTGTTACAGATAGGTGGAGTACAATGAGTGCCATTTTATCAAAGCTTCCACATGTACAAG ATactgaaaaatatttcaagggCCTTGAGCAAAGACTTAAGCTGGCTGAAGGACATATTGAAGCTGGGCGGCTGTTGGCATATTACCAG GTTCCAAAGCCATTAAATTTCTTTGTAGAGGCACATTCAGATGAAAAGGGTGTAAAACAGATTCTTCGTCTCatactttcaaaatttgttcGTCGACAGCCCAGCCGGTCAGATAATGATTGGGCAAACATGTGGCGTGATATGCAGTACTTGCAAGAAAAAGTATTTCCTTTTCTGGATCTAGAGTATATGTTGACTGAATTCTGTAGGGGACTGCTGAAAGCTGGGAAGTTTTCTCTCGCAAGGAATTATCTAAAGGGTACTGGTCCAGTTTCTTTGGCATCAGAGAAGGCAGAAAATCTAGTCATTCAAGCTGCAAGAGAGTATTTTTTCTCAGCTTCAAGTCTCGCTTGCTCCGAA ATCTGGAAGGCTAAGGAATGTCTGAAGCTCTTTCCAGGTAGTAGAAATGTCAAAGCAGAGGCTGATGTAATTGATGCTCTCACTGTTAAACTTCCAGAACTAGGAGTCACTCTTTTGCCAATGCAATTTAGGCAAATAAAAGATCCTATGGAAATCATTAAAATGGCAATAACAAGTCAAGCTGGAGCTTATCTGCAGGTTGATGAACTCATTGAAATTGCCAAACTCCTTGGATTGAATTCTCAGGATGATGTATCAGCTGTTGAAGAAGCTATTGCAAGAGAAGCTGCGGTTGCTGGTGATCTACAATTGGCCTTTGATCTCTGCCTTAGTTTGGCAAAGAAAGGACATGGTCCCATTTGGGACTTATGTGCTGCTATAGCAAGGGGTCCTGCTCTTGAAAACATGGATATAAATTCTCGAAAGCAGCTACTAGGTTTTGCCTTGAGTCATTGTGACGAGGAATCCATTGGTGAACTGCTACATGCATGGAAAGATCTAGATACGCAAGGCCAGTGTGAGACATTGATGATGTCGACAGGGACAAATCCTCCCAATTTCTCAATTCAAGGTTCCTCTGTTATCTCACTTCCAGTTCACAGTATTCAAGATATTATTAATCTAAGAGATTGCTCTAAACTAGTTGAAGGGGTTGACAATGTTGATCAAGAAGATCATTTCAATGACATAAAAAACATGCTTTCTGTTGTTGCTAAAGATTTACCCTTGGAAAATGGGACTGATTGGGAATCTCTTTTGAGAGAGAATGGAAAAATTTTGTCTTTTGCTGCATTGCAGCTTCCATGGTTGCTTGAATTGAGTAGGAAGACAGAACATGGTAAGAAATATATTCCTAGCTCAATTCCTGGAAAGCAGTACATAAGTGTGAGAACTGAAGCTATATTGAGCATTCTGTCCTGGTTGGCAAGGAATGGTTTTGCTCCTAGAGATGATCTGATTGCCTCTCTAGCAAAATCAATTATAGAACCACCTGTTACTGGGGATGAGGATCTCATGGGTTGCTCCTTTCTGCTAAATCTTGTGGATGCCTTTAATGGGATTGAAATAATAGAAGAGCAGCTGAAAACAAGATTGGATTATCAAGAAATTTCTAGCATGATGAAGGTGGGGATGACATATAGTTTAGTACACAGCTCTGGAGTTGAGTGTGAAGGTCCTGCCCAGAGGAGGGAGCTGCTGCTGAGGAAGTTTCAGGAGAAGCACATGTCACATAGTTTGG ATGAAATAGACAAACTTGACAAAGTACAATCTACTTTTTGGAGAGAATGGAAACTAAAATTAGAAGAGCAGAAGCGCTTAGCAGATCATTCTAGAGTATTAGAGAAAATAATTCCTGGAGTGGAAACTGCCCGCTTTTTGTCTGGGGATTTTGCCTACATTAAGAGTGTTGTTCTCTCACTAATTGAATCAGTAAAGTTGGAGAAGAAACATATTTTGAAGGATGTGTTGAAATTAGCTGATACATATGGCTTGAATCACACTGAG ATGCTATTGCGGTTCCTAAACTCTGTCCTTATTTCTGAGGTTTGGGCTGAAGATGATATCATAGCTGAATTTTCAGAAGTTAAGGGTGAAATGCTTGCTTGTGCTGTTGAAGCTATCAAGATCATTTCCTTGATTATCTACCCTGCAATTGATGGAAGCAACAAACCACGCCTTGCTTACATATATAGCCTGCTTTCTGATTGCTACTTGAAGTTGGAAGAAATCAAACAACCATTACCAGTTATACATTCTGAGCCAGTACAAGCATCTACTATTGGGCTAGCTCATTTTTACAAGGTCGTTGAGCAAGAATGCAGAAGAGTCTCCTTTATTAAGAATCTTAACTTCAAAAATATTGCTGTATTAGGTGGTTTGAACATCAAATGCTTCAAAAGTGAAGTTCTCAATCACATTGATGAACATAGCTTGGAGGCATTGGCAAAAATGGTGCAAAACCTTGTCAACATGTATACTAACCCGATGCCTGAGGGTCTCATATCATGGCAGGATGTATACAAACACCATGTTCTGAGCTTGTTGATGGCTTTGGAGGCTAGAGCTAAAACTGATAACCATATTGAAAACCCTGAAAACCTTCAGAGCTTAATTAGTGAACTTGAGCAGAACTATGATTCTTGCAGACTGTATATCAGTCTCTTGGGACATTCAGATTCTCTGGACATTATGAAGAGGTACTTCACAGTGATCATTCCTCTTAAGGGTTATTCAGAGGGTCTACCTGATAACTCAACATGGCAGGACTGCCTCATTGTGCTTTTAAATTTCTGGATCAAACTGACTGATGATATGATGGAAACTGTGTCCCATGAAACTTCAAGAGAAAAACTCGAGTTTGATCCAGAGAGTTTAACGAAGTGTCTCAAGGTTTTCATAAGGTTGGTGATGGAGGAGAGTGTCTCCCCCAGTCAGGGCTGGAATACTGTTCTTGGCTATGTCAATTATGGTCTGGTAGGTGGATCTGCTGTTGAGGTTTTCTTCTTTTGCAGAGCTATGGTTTTCTCTGGTTGCAGATTTGGAGCCATTGCAGAAGTATTTTCTGAAGCAGCATTGAAGCGTCCATCCAGCTCAACTTTGTTAATTGACACAGAAGGAAACTTTGATGGTGTTCAGGATCTTCCCCATCTCTATTTAAATATATTGGACCCCATTTTACAGAACTTGGTTGCTGAATCCCATGAACACCAGAATTTACATCGTTTGTTATCATCTCTGAGTAAATTGGAAGGTAATTTGGAGGACCTGACGAGGGTCAGGCATGCAGTTTGGGAGAGAATAGTCATGTTTTCTGATAACTTGGAGCTACCAAGTCATGTTCGAGTTTATGCTCTAGAGCTTATGCAATTCATCTCAGGTGGAAATATCAAAGGCTTTTCTGCTGAGCTGAAATCTAACATTCTTCCATGGGAAGATTGGCATGAGTTGCACTTCACAAGTAAAAGCAGCGAGACTACTACCAATCAAGGACTCCCAGATCATGCAGATACATCTAGCAGGTTTACGAGTACTTTGGTTGCCCTTAAATCATCCCAGCTGGTAGCAGCCATCTCATCCAGCATAGAAATTACCCCTGATGATCTTTTGACTGTGGATGCTGCAGTTTCATGCTTCTCAAGATTGTGTGGAGCTGCCACCACGGATCCTCATATTGATGCTCTGCTTGCTGTTTTAGGTGAATGGGAAGGGCTTTTTGTGATTGAGAGGGACTTTGAAACTTCTCCAGAAGCACATGATACAGGAAACAACTGGAGCAGTGAGGATTGGGATGAGGGCTGGGAAAGCTTTCAGGAGGAAGAACCGGCTGAGAAGGAAAAGAACAAAGAGAGTTCCTTCTCTGTTCATCCTTTACATGCCTGTTGGATGGAAATCTTCAAAAAACTCATTATGCAATCTCGATTCAGCGATTTGCTAAAACTGATCGACCGGTCATTGACAAAATCAAATGGAATGTTGCTTGATGAAGATGATGCCCAGAGCTTGACCCAGACAGTACTTGGGGTGGATTGCTTTGTTGCTCTGAAGATGGTGTTGTTACTGCCCTATGAAGCAATGCAGCTGCAGTGTGTAAATTCAGTTGAAGAAAAGCTGAAACAAGGAGGCATCTCAGACACCATTGGCAGGGACCATGAGCTTTTACTCCTTGTATTATCATCCGGGATCATATCAAATATCATCACCCAATCTTCCTATGGTACCACCTTCTCTTATCTCTGCTATTTGGTTGGAAACTTCTCTCGCCAGTATCAAGAAGCCCAGTTATCAAAGCTCAAACATCAAGAATCAAACAATCCCATTCTGCTTCTCTTCAGAAGAACTCTCTTCCCTTGTTTCATTTCAGAGCTTGTCAAGGCAGACCAGTCGATTCTAGCAGGCCTGTTCCTCACAAAATTCATGCACACAAATGCTGCCCTCAGTCTCATCAACATCGCCGATTCCAGTCTTAGCAGGTACTTGGAAAGGGAGCTCCAAGCCTTGCAGGGTAAGGAGTTCGATCCCCAAGAGACTGGTTCCTGTGACACGTTGGGAAATACTGTTTCCAGCTTGAGAGGGAAATTGCGAAATTCCATCGAATCTGCATTAGCATCCCTTTCCAGCAATGTTAGGTAG